Part of the Zingiber officinale cultivar Zhangliang chromosome 8A, Zo_v1.1, whole genome shotgun sequence genome, ACTGCAGAAGTCTTTAACGAGTAAAAACCTAATATAGTAATAtctattaagtaaaaaaaatatttaataatatttcagAATTCAGATTGGGTTGACCGGCTGGGTTTATGGGCCAAAACAAGAGATGGGCCAAACTGCCAAAATGTCAAATCATGGgctaatttttaaaaacaagACAGAATCATAGAAACATAGAATCGTACCGATCCCATCTCGATTCTGCTACGGAAAACGATCTCGAACGACCCTGGATTGATTTTAGGGTtccggatcgtagaatcgtacaatcctacgatccggatcgtGATTTTACAAACCATGCCGCATAGAACTTGAAAGGATGGATACCTTCACGAGTACTTTTTCTCTAGTTCCTATTTAGGGTTCAATCTAAGTCGTTATCCGTAGTGCTGCTAATTAAAGAGCCTTGACTCTGTCAGTTCTGTCATACTTCCTGCAATAGTCGCTGCATCTTTTCCTAAAAGATATGCGACAACAAAGGATAAGACTGAATATTGCAATTGGCAAAGCACTGTATGCTTAGCAAACCTCCAAAATCAATTAGTTAAAGCTTAACAGTATCAACATAACAGAGAATGCAACACATACAGACACTCATTTACAACCCCAATAACAACCCCACAAGCAGTTCAATCCCCTTTCCAATTTTACaatctataaaaataaaataaattacatAAAAAAATCATACAGATTTTACAACAATCATTACTACAAATCCCAATTCTCGATTACCAAATCAACAAGGAGCATTTGTTTGTCATAATTAATTGAGGGCGGGACCTTCCCCGACACGGAGCCTTGGCCTTACGGCATCACGTGGTAGGGGCGCAATCAGTGGCCATGTTATCAGATTGAGCCTGCTTAATGCTCTGCCGCTGGTAGATTTGCCTCAGCCTCTCTATCTCCTTCTTCAACGCCTCCTGATGCGCTGCAAAAACTCGAAATCTTTCCCTTCAGGTTAGAATTCGACGATCACAAGTAATCAAAATGAGGAAGAAAAGGACGTCACCATCTTTAAAGATCTTGTCTTGAGCTAGCGCAGCAATTCGCTGCTTCAGATGGCTGTTGCCCAGGGTGAGCAGAGATCTCTGCTGATCGAGGAATGCGACTCGAGGAGACAATGCTGACACCTCAGtcttgaaaaaagaaaaaaaaaatagacagaaAACAAATTTATGGAGAGTATCGGAATTAATATAATCATCATCGCCATTTATCCGTATGAATTATATATATCTTCACGTACGTACCTCGAGTGAAGTAACACTCCTTTCCAACTCGGAGATGTATTGCAGCTTCCTCACTCGGGATCTCTGCGCAGATTGCCTATTTGCCAGTATCCTTCTCGGGAAATtgagataataaattaagaattcAAGTGAAGATTTTGGATGAGAAATGTTTTCAATTCTTCTTGGCATATTAATTCACCTCTTGACTCTTTTGGGATCGACAATTTGCTCCGCAGCAGCAGATTTTTGCTCCGTGCTCTTGTCGCCTGCGGCGCCCGGCGCCGTTTCGGCGGGAGACCCCGCCGCCTCGTCGGCGAACATGGACATGATCAGCTGGTCggagtcgtcgtcgtcgtcgtccccGTCCGCTGGCGCCATTTCCACGAACGCGACGGAGTCGCTGGCCGACCGCCGGTGCGCCGCGCGCTTGGCCGCGGAGAAGTCGAGGAATTCGTCCACCCACGAGGCGGCCTCGGCGCCTCGTCCGGAGATCTGGTGGCCAAAACTAGGCCAATTGGCCGCCGCCGCCAAGTGGGGAACTCTGGGAGGCAACTCGCGCGCCATGAACTCCCTAGCTCGCCGGAGATCTGAACCCTGTAACGCCGAGGATTCTGCGCGGTGTATGCGAATTATGGTGGCGTTGGTGGTGCGTCCGCAGAATTTTTATTCGATGGCACGAGGcaggcatggcatggcatggcttTGCACGGCACGGCACGGAGAGTGAGCGTCACATGACAAAGAGAAGAGGGACAGCTAGAAACAGCTAtggagggagagggaggagggaaTTAACGAACAGTGGCAGCAAAAAGGTTTGACATCTCCTCATAAATTATTCAACCAACACTAAAATTTACACAATAACTTGTTactttcgatcgatcgatcgatgagTCGATCTAGCTGCCCAATTCAATGATGGATGGAGTGGGGAAGGTGGAAGACAAAAGAGAAGAGGATGGAGATGTGGATTATTATTCAACATCATGTTCCTCCATGTGCAGGGTTCACACCCCACTCGCTGCAGGCTCTGATTGTTCATCCTTGCACATGCATTCGGCATATCGCTTTATTTGTTTATTCGTCTACATTCTCGATGCCCTCCGTGGCTTTATGCCCTAGCTAGCTAGCTCTCTTCTTCTGGTTCCGACCGCCGGCAGCCACCGAGTTACCATGTGCGATCGAGTTGTTTCATCACTACTTATTGTATATATATGCACATACGAACATCGATCGGCAATAAGGTTCGAATCACTCGGTCTGATACGATGCTTCGGCACTCATATTGGATGCATCCGATCAGAATTTGTTACTTCATCGTGAGAATTACATCAATCCCTAATTTGTCGTATGGGGTATGATCCTGTTCGAAACTAGTGAATACAGTTAGTTAGAAATGTGACTCGGTAGTTGACCATGTGAAGACTCTGCTCCGCCTTGCAAAACCAAGTATGTCAGTACCGGGTCAGAGAAGAGGTTCCAGCGTTGGCCCTAGACCCGATCACGGGCCCATAACGGGTTAACAGGCCGGTTCCgattcctttggtgaaaacccgACGGACCGTcggttcaataatttttttttacggtTTGAATCAccagttaaccggcggttcctagtcgtgggggggggggggggttgggtatttttttttcaataattagGATTATTTGACTGTTTTTTTATCAATGATTATGATTTAATATCCGTTACTATCCAAAATTTATAAATAGAGAGTTCATTTCATTATtttcacacatcttctctactcttaatctcaatttcctATTCTTTATAtgttttcgttttcaattttcaattacaatggaaggaggttgTAGAGGTGCAttatctcgagctcggaagggaaaggaaataatgaatcTGTGGGAAGAGGACCCCAATATTCAATCcatcgatgatgagatcgagcacctTCCGAATCTGACACTCGAAAtataaggaagtaccgatgcaattacttctaaggttcgagaacttcctcctctaaagttttctatttttactaaacattttgagaatgcCACTCTTCTGTCAGGAGAAATGCGTGTAAAATGTAAGCACAACAATACTTCTTACAAATTCCAAGCTGgtggcggctatgggtcgttgaaacgacatgtagaaacgaagcccCGAGAGAATATGatctcgaccgttctcaaacacaattattaaGATTTTCTTCAACAAAAGTACTGATTctgatttatttttgtattcggataataaattaagagaatcattatctaaatttatttttgtataacatcttttttttagttttggatctaaatgcatatttgaatatttttgtaaagaatctcttaatccatgtgctaaacatgtTCCTGTGACTACATTTACTTATACAATTAAAAAGTtagtaaaataaggaaaaaagaatttaattgatgaatttagtaaattagataatcaaGTTTTTTTATGtttcgatatttggagtgattattggcaaacacattcggaatatgacttaactcataaaatattttcaatatcattagataatttaattttagttacaataccgcttgtatagataatctaaaatttgtttgtcaacctattattggtggtttattttttcatatttgtcgtgtatgccatgttttaaattcaTGTGTTTAAGatgtattaaaaattttagaaagttatattaaactaattagaattgtaatttcttatttacagtctcatccatctataatgaaacaatgggtaggttttgtaaaactaatagagtgagacctaaaaaattactacg contains:
- the LOC122012835 gene encoding basic leucine zipper 6-like, whose product is MARELPPRVPHLAAAANWPSFGHQISGRGAEAASWVDEFLDFSAAKRAAHRRSASDSVAFVEMAPADGDDDDDDSDQLIMSMFADEAAGSPAETAPGAAGDKSTEQKSAAAEQIVDPKRVKRILANRQSAQRSRVRKLQYISELERSVTSLETEVSALSPRVAFLDQQRSLLTLGNSHLKQRIAALAQDKIFKDAHQEALKKEIERLRQIYQRQSIKQAQSDNMATDCAPTT